One Phaseolus vulgaris cultivar G19833 chromosome 4, P. vulgaris v2.0, whole genome shotgun sequence DNA window includes the following coding sequences:
- the LOC137836800 gene encoding WAT1-related protein At4g15540-like — protein MMDRRYFYKDLLPLVVLVANECNNTALFTLFKAATLQGMSSYVFVSYAYSLAFLVLLPVTLLYRRSRVVPPLSFSILSKIAVLGVIGCSSQILGYVGISYSSPTLSSAISNLAPAFTFILAVICRMEKIAIRSRTTQAKIWGSIISISGAFIVTFCKGQSIIIADNSPSIQLSQSNGILTSVDRNWAFGGLLLTGCNILLTIWFVLQVEILKEFPDELTMVFFYNLCAAIVASIVGLIGEKNSSAWKIRPDITLISIVCTGIFNKFLSSAIYAWGIHLKGPVYVAMFKPLSIVIAVAMGVMFLGDTLYVGSLIGATTISIGFYSVMWGKATEQKEDEEREEDVSSQESAITENVPLLQSHETVNSTKKIDGRV, from the exons ATGATGGATAGAAGATACTTTTACAAGGATTTGCTTCCTCTGGTGGTGCTTGTTGCCAATGAATGCAATAACACAGCTTTGTTCACTCTCTTCAAAGCAGCCACTCTGCAAGGGATGAGTAGCTATGTCTTTGTCTCTTATGCCTATTCTTTGGCATTTCTTGTACTTCTTCCTGTTACTCTTCTCTACAGAAG ATCAAGAGTGGTTCCCCCTCTCAGTTTTTCCATCCTTTCCAAAATTGCTGTTCTTGGAGTCATAGG GTGTTCATCTCAGATTCTGGGGTATGTTGGCATCAGTTATAGTTCTCCCACACTTTCCTCTGCAATCAGCAACCTCGCTCCTGCTTTCACCTTCATACTTGCTGTCATTTGCAG GATGGAAAAGATAGCCATAAGAAGTAGAACTACCCAGGCTAAGATTTGGGGCAGCATTATATCGATATCAGGTGCATTTATTGTGACTTTCTGCAAAGGTCAATCGATCATCATTGCTGATAATTCCCCTTCAATTCAACTTTCACAATCAAATGGCATTCTTACTTCAGTAGATAGAAATTGGGCCTTTGGTGGCCTTCTGCTGACAGGCTGCAATATACTACTTACTATATGGTTCGTTTTGCAG GTTGAAATCTTGAAGGAGTTCCCGGATGAACTAACTATGGTGTTCTTTTACAACTTGTGTGCAGCCATTGTAGCTTCAATTGTAGGTTTAATTGGGGAGAAAAATTCTAGTGCGTGGAAAATAAGACCAGATATAACCCTGATCTCTATTGTTTGCACT GGAATATTTAACAAGTTCTTGAGTAGTGCAATATATGCCTGGGGAATACACTTGAAGGGGCCTGTATATGTTGCAATGTTCAAGCCTCTCTCAATTGTTATTGCAGTTGCCATGGGTGTTATGTTCCTTGGTGATACTCTATATGTTGGAAG TTTAATTGGAGCCACAACAATATCCATTGGGTTTTATAGTGTGATGTGGGGCAAAGCAACTGAACAGAAGGAAGATGAGGAAAGGGAGGAAGATGTTAGTAGCCAGGAATCAGCAATCACTGAGAATGTTCCTCTCTTGCAAAGCCATGAAACTGTGAATTCTACAAAGAAAATAGATGGAAGGGTATAG
- the LOC137836798 gene encoding WAT1-related protein At3g28050-like — translation MAREWSFYRNFLPILVLLGIECNDMALLTLFKVASLQGMNSHVFVAYAYAVATTVLLPVTFFHRRSRGVPPISFSILSKIVLLGVIGSSSQILGYAGISYSSPALASSIGILVPAFTFILAVLCRMEKLAAKSRSSQAKVMGSIISISGAFVLTFYKGPSILNAHKHLSLSLQQPMNFLKSEDASWATGGILLIGDYILTSVWYILEEDILRVFPDELTLVFFYSVTATIFTTTVGLFGVPDASAWKIGLNVSLISIVCSGIFGKLMSNVVYAWALNLKGSVFVTSFRPFQIVIAVGMGVMFLDDTLYIGSVVGAIIVSIGLYVVLWGKATEEIEEVVGSLESPTTENVPLLQSQRTETSEKIV, via the exons ATGGCAAGAGAATGGTCCTTTTACAGGAATTTTCTGCCAATTTTGGTGCTTCTAGGCATTGAATGCAATGACATGGCTTTACTCACACTCTTCAAAGTAGCCTCACTGCAAGGAATGAACAGCCATGTCTTTGTGGCATATGCTTATGCTGTTGCTACCACTGTGCTTCTTCCTGTCACTTTTTTCCACAGAAG ATCAAGAGGGGTTCCTCCAATCAGTTTCTCCATACTATCCAAAATAGTTCTTCTTGGGGTGATAGG AAGTTCATCTCAGATACTGGGTTATGCAGGAATCAGCTATAGTTCTCCTGCTCTTGCTTCATCAATTGGCATTCTGGTGCCTGCTTTCACTTTCATCCTTGCTGTACTCTGCAG GATGGAAAAGTTAGCTGCTAAAAGTAGGAGTAGTCAAGCTAAGGTAATGGGAAGCATAATATCAATATCAGGTGCATTTGTACTGACTTTCTACAAAGGGCCATCAATCCTCaatgctcacaaacatctttcATTGTCACTTCAACAACCAATGAACTTTCTTAAATCAGAGGATGCTAGCTGGGCCACTGGTGGCATTCTGCTGATAGGTGACTACATTCTGACTTCAGTATGGTACATTTTAGAG GAGGATATCTTGAGAGTGTTCCCGGATGAACTTACTCTAGTCTTCTTTTACAGTGTTACTGCCACCATATTCACTACAACTGTGGGCTTATTTGGAGTGCCAGATGCTAGTGCTTGGAAAATAGGTCTAAATGTTTCACTGATCTCCATTGTTTGCTCA ggaATATTTGGAAAGTTAATGAGCAATGTAGTTTATGCCTGGGCACTGAATTTAAAGGGGTCTGTCTTTGTAACATCCTTCAGGCCATTTCAAATTGTCATTGCAGTGGGAATGGGTGTTATGTTCCTTGATGATACTCTGTATATCGGAAG CGTAGTTGGAGCTATAATAGTATCAATTGGCCTTTATGTTGTATTGTGGGGCAAGGCAACAGAAGAGATAGAGGAAGTTGTTGGTAGCTTGGAATCACCAACTACAGAGAATGTTCCTCTCTTGCAAAGCCAGAGGACTGAAACATCAGAAAAGATTGTTTAA